In one Nocardioides sp. NBC_00368 genomic region, the following are encoded:
- the ilvC gene encoding ketol-acid reductoisomerase, which translates to MAEIFYDDDADLALIQAKKVAVIGYGSQGHAHALNLRDSGVDVRIGLQPGSKSTPKAEEEGFKVLSPADAAAEADVIVILAPDQHQRGLYNDQLAPHVTAGKTLVFGHGFNVRFGYIKAPEGVDVILVAPKAPGHTVRREYVAGRGIPDIIAVEQDASGSAWDLAKSYAKGIGGTRAGVIKTTFTEETETDLFGEQAVLCGGVSHLVQAGFETLTEAGYQPEIAYFEVLHELKLIVDLMWEGGIAKQRWSISDTAEYGDYVSGPRVIGPQVKETMQQVLAEIQDGSFAARFIADQDNGAVEFQKLREEEAGHPIEATGKALRAHFSWSQTDDDYTEGSAAR; encoded by the coding sequence GTGGCTGAGATTTTCTACGACGACGACGCCGACCTCGCGCTGATCCAGGCGAAGAAGGTTGCCGTCATCGGCTACGGCAGCCAGGGCCACGCCCACGCGCTCAACCTGCGTGACTCCGGTGTGGACGTGCGCATCGGCCTGCAGCCCGGCTCGAAGTCGACCCCGAAGGCCGAGGAGGAGGGCTTCAAGGTCCTCAGCCCCGCCGACGCCGCCGCCGAGGCCGACGTGATCGTCATCCTCGCCCCCGACCAGCACCAGCGCGGTCTCTACAACGACCAGCTCGCGCCCCACGTGACCGCCGGCAAGACCCTCGTCTTCGGCCACGGCTTCAACGTGCGCTTCGGCTACATCAAGGCGCCCGAGGGCGTCGACGTGATCCTGGTGGCCCCGAAGGCTCCGGGCCACACCGTCCGTCGTGAGTACGTCGCCGGCCGCGGCATCCCGGACATCATCGCCGTCGAGCAGGACGCCTCCGGCTCCGCCTGGGACCTCGCGAAGTCCTACGCCAAGGGCATCGGCGGCACCCGTGCCGGCGTCATCAAGACGACCTTCACCGAGGAGACCGAGACCGACCTCTTCGGCGAGCAGGCCGTGCTCTGCGGCGGCGTGTCCCACCTGGTCCAGGCCGGGTTCGAGACGCTGACCGAGGCCGGTTACCAGCCCGAGATCGCCTACTTCGAGGTGCTCCACGAGCTCAAGCTCATCGTGGACCTGATGTGGGAGGGCGGCATCGCCAAGCAGCGCTGGTCGATCTCCGACACCGCTGAGTACGGCGACTACGTCTCCGGCCCGCGCGTCATCGGCCCGCAGGTCAAGGAGACCATGCAGCAGGTGCTCGCCGAGATCCAGGACGGCTCCTTCGCCGCCCGCTTCATCGCCGACCAGGACAACGGTGCGGTCGAGTTCCAGAAGCTGCGCGAGGAGGAGGCCGGTCACCCGATCGAGGCCACCGGCAAGGCCCTGCGCGCCCACTTCTCGTGGAGCCAGACCGACGACGACTACACCGAGGGGAGCGCAGCGAGGTAA
- a CDS encoding ABC1 kinase family protein — translation MSEAEESSKGLPRRAATRTAKLAALPMGYAGRKALGLGKRIGGKPAEAVLADVHQRTADQLFRTLGELKGGAMKFGQMLSIMEAALPESQAAHYRAQLTRLQDSAPPMPTGIVRGLLARDLGPDWSEQLVDLSEEPAASASIGQVHRGRWADGREVAVKVQYPGADEALRADLRQIGRVAAIGNAVVPGMDVKALVAELQERVVEELDYPKEAEAQHVFAEAYADHPLIDVPDVVAVGPSVLVTEWVESEGSIAKVIAEGTPEERDHYGELLARFWFSAPGLTGMLHADPHPGNFRVLPDGRLAVLDFGLAARLPERGFPEAMGRLIRIASTGDADALVAGLRHEGFIREGIKVEPQHVLDYLAPFVTPALEERFRFTREWMREEFKRINDPKDPAYTVGLKLNLPPSYLLIHRVWLGGLGVLAQLNAEAPFREILEEYLPGFAG, via the coding sequence ATGAGTGAGGCTGAGGAGTCGTCGAAGGGTCTGCCGCGGCGAGCGGCGACACGGACGGCCAAGCTGGCCGCGCTGCCGATGGGCTACGCCGGGCGCAAGGCCCTCGGGCTCGGGAAGCGAATCGGCGGCAAACCCGCCGAGGCGGTGCTGGCCGACGTCCACCAGCGTACGGCCGACCAGCTGTTCCGGACCCTGGGCGAGCTCAAGGGCGGCGCGATGAAGTTCGGGCAGATGCTCTCGATCATGGAGGCGGCGCTGCCGGAGTCGCAGGCGGCCCACTACCGCGCCCAGCTCACCCGGCTCCAGGACTCCGCTCCCCCGATGCCGACCGGGATCGTACGCGGCCTGCTGGCCCGCGATCTCGGACCCGACTGGTCCGAGCAGCTGGTCGACCTGTCCGAGGAGCCGGCCGCCTCGGCCTCGATCGGACAGGTTCATCGTGGCCGCTGGGCCGACGGCCGCGAGGTGGCGGTGAAGGTGCAGTATCCGGGTGCCGACGAGGCCCTGCGCGCCGACCTGCGCCAGATCGGCCGGGTCGCGGCGATCGGCAACGCCGTCGTGCCGGGGATGGACGTCAAGGCGCTGGTGGCCGAGCTGCAGGAGCGGGTCGTCGAGGAGCTCGACTACCCGAAGGAGGCCGAGGCCCAGCACGTCTTCGCCGAGGCGTACGCGGACCACCCCCTGATCGACGTCCCCGACGTCGTCGCCGTGGGGCCGAGCGTGCTCGTCACCGAGTGGGTGGAGTCGGAGGGATCGATCGCGAAGGTGATCGCCGAGGGCACCCCCGAGGAGCGCGACCACTACGGTGAGCTGCTGGCCCGGTTCTGGTTCTCCGCGCCGGGGCTGACCGGGATGCTCCACGCCGACCCGCACCCGGGCAACTTCCGGGTCCTGCCCGACGGCCGGCTCGCCGTGCTCGACTTCGGGCTGGCCGCACGGCTCCCGGAGCGGGGTTTCCCGGAGGCGATGGGCCGGCTGATCCGGATCGCCTCGACCGGCGACGCCGACGCGCTGGTCGCGGGCCTGCGCCACGAGGGCTTCATCCGCGAGGGCATCAAGGTCGAGCCGCAGCACGTGCTCGACTACCTGGCGCCGTTCGTGACGCCGGCGCTGGAGGAGCGCTTCCGGTTCACCCGGGAGTGGATGCGGGAGGAGTTCAAGCGGATCAACGATCCCAAGGACCCCGCCTACACGGTCGGGCTGAAGCTCAACCTGCCGCCGTCCTACCTGCTCATCCACCGGGTCTGGCTCGGCGGCCTCGGGGTGCTGGCGCAGCTCAACGCGGAGGCGCCGTTCCGAGAGATCCTCGAGGAGTATCTGCCAGGCTTCGCGGGCTGA
- a CDS encoding acetolactate synthase large subunit, with protein sequence MSEQMTGAQSLIKSLEAAGAENIFGIPGGAILPAYDPLMDSKIRHILVRHEQGAGHAAQGYAAATGKVGVCMATSGPGATNLVTPLADANMDSVPMVAITGQVGAAMIGTDAFQEADIRGITMPVTKHSFLITDPAEIPLRVAEAFHLASSGRPGPVLVDVTKSALQATTTYRWPTELHLPGYRPVTRPHAKQIREAARLMLEAKKPVLYVGGGTIRSGAHRELLQLATLTGIPVVTTLMARGAFPDSHPQHLGMPGMHGTVAAVAGLQKSDLIISLGARFDDRVTGNLDSFAPNAKVIHADIDPAEIGKNRYADVPIVGDVREVLTDLIAVLTTEKEAGKEGDYEGWIAFVAGIKKQYPLGYDLPAEGLSPQYVIERLGKISGEDTIFTAGVGQHQMWAAQFIGYEHPNTWINSGGLGTMGYSVPAAMGAKVGCPDSTVWSIDGDGCFQMTNQELATCAIEGIPIKVAIINNDNLGMVRQWQTLFYGERYSNTNLQSHGQPKRIPDFPKLAEAMGCVGLACDSADDVDSTIEKAMEINDMPVVVDFRVNKDAMVWPMVAAGSSNDEIQYARDLAPEFDEDDL encoded by the coding sequence ATGAGCGAGCAGATGACAGGCGCACAGAGCCTGATCAAGTCGCTGGAAGCAGCGGGGGCCGAGAACATCTTCGGCATTCCGGGAGGGGCGATCCTTCCGGCGTACGACCCGCTGATGGACTCGAAGATCCGCCACATCCTCGTACGCCACGAGCAGGGCGCGGGGCACGCCGCCCAGGGCTACGCCGCGGCGACCGGCAAGGTCGGGGTCTGCATGGCGACCTCCGGTCCGGGCGCGACCAACCTCGTCACCCCGCTTGCCGACGCCAACATGGACTCCGTGCCGATGGTGGCCATCACCGGCCAGGTCGGCGCGGCGATGATCGGCACGGACGCCTTCCAGGAGGCGGACATCCGTGGCATCACGATGCCGGTCACCAAGCACAGCTTCCTCATCACCGACCCGGCGGAGATCCCGCTCCGGGTCGCTGAGGCCTTCCACCTCGCCTCCTCCGGGAGGCCGGGTCCGGTCCTCGTCGACGTCACCAAGTCGGCGTTGCAGGCCACCACCACCTACCGGTGGCCGACCGAGCTCCACCTGCCGGGCTACCGCCCGGTGACCAGGCCGCACGCCAAGCAGATCCGCGAGGCGGCGCGCCTGATGCTGGAGGCCAAGAAGCCTGTCCTGTACGTCGGTGGCGGCACGATCCGCTCCGGCGCCCACCGCGAGCTCCTGCAGCTGGCCACGCTCACCGGCATCCCGGTGGTCACCACGCTGATGGCGCGGGGCGCCTTCCCCGACTCCCACCCGCAGCACCTCGGCATGCCGGGCATGCACGGCACCGTGGCCGCGGTCGCCGGCCTGCAGAAGTCCGACCTGATCATCAGCCTCGGCGCCCGCTTCGACGACCGCGTCACCGGCAACCTGGACTCCTTCGCCCCCAACGCCAAGGTGATCCACGCCGACATCGACCCGGCCGAGATCGGCAAGAACCGCTACGCCGACGTCCCGATCGTGGGCGACGTGCGCGAGGTCCTCACCGACCTGATCGCGGTGCTCACCACCGAGAAGGAGGCCGGCAAGGAGGGCGACTACGAGGGCTGGATCGCCTTCGTCGCCGGGATCAAGAAGCAGTACCCGCTCGGCTACGACCTCCCCGCCGAGGGCCTCTCGCCGCAGTACGTCATCGAGCGGCTCGGCAAGATCTCCGGCGAGGACACGATCTTCACCGCCGGTGTGGGCCAGCACCAGATGTGGGCCGCGCAGTTCATCGGCTACGAGCACCCCAACACCTGGATCAACTCCGGTGGCCTCGGCACGATGGGCTACTCCGTCCCGGCCGCCATGGGCGCCAAGGTCGGCTGCCCGGACTCCACGGTGTGGTCGATCGACGGCGACGGCTGCTTCCAGATGACCAACCAGGAGCTGGCCACCTGCGCGATCGAGGGCATCCCGATCAAGGTCGCGATCATCAACAACGACAACCTCGGCATGGTGCGCCAGTGGCAGACGCTCTTCTACGGCGAGCGCTACTCCAACACCAACCTGCAGTCCCACGGACAGCCCAAGCGCATCCCCGACTTCCCCAAGCTGGCCGAGGCCATGGGTTGCGTCGGCCTGGCCTGTGACTCCGCCGACGACGTCGACTCCACCATCGAGAAGGCCATGGAGATCAACGACATGCCCGTCGTCGTCGACTTCCGGGTCAACAAGGACGCCATGGTGTGGCCGATGGTCGCCGCCGGCTCCTCCAACGACGAGATCCAGTACGCGCGCGACCTAGCGCCCGAGTTCGACGAGGACGACCTCTGA
- a CDS encoding DsbA family oxidoreductase gives MRIDVWSDVVCPWCYIGKRHLEEALERFEHSDDVEIVYHSFELDPTAPEVPVETTVEALAKKFGASVDQARELMKRANVPAAAAGLEFRHEDTPHARTIDAHRLLHLAKAEGKQAALKEELLAAYFTRGESMGDHAVLKKAAVTVGLDAGRVDEVLASEEFAGDVQADIDQARAYGATGVPFYVVEGKYGVSGAQPTDLFSQLLEKVHAETKPALTLVGEGDACGPDGCAI, from the coding sequence ATGCGTATTGATGTCTGGTCCGACGTCGTCTGTCCCTGGTGCTACATCGGCAAGCGCCATCTCGAGGAAGCCCTCGAGCGCTTCGAGCACAGCGACGACGTCGAGATCGTCTACCACTCCTTCGAGCTCGACCCGACCGCTCCCGAGGTCCCGGTCGAGACCACCGTCGAGGCCCTCGCGAAGAAGTTCGGCGCCTCCGTCGACCAGGCCCGCGAGCTGATGAAGCGGGCCAACGTCCCCGCCGCAGCGGCCGGCCTGGAGTTCCGCCACGAGGACACCCCGCACGCGCGGACCATCGACGCCCACAGGCTGCTGCACCTGGCCAAGGCCGAGGGCAAGCAGGCCGCGCTCAAGGAGGAGCTGCTCGCTGCGTACTTCACCCGCGGTGAGTCGATGGGCGACCACGCGGTCCTGAAGAAGGCCGCGGTGACCGTCGGGCTCGACGCCGGCCGGGTGGACGAGGTGCTCGCGAGCGAGGAGTTCGCCGGCGATGTCCAGGCCGACATCGACCAGGCCCGCGCCTACGGCGCCACCGGGGTGCCGTTCTATGTCGTCGAGGGGAAGTACGGCGTCTCCGGCGCCCAGCCGACCGACCTGTTCAGCCAGCTGCTGGAGAAGGTGCACGCCGAGACCAAGCCGGCGCTCACGCTCGTCGGTGAGGGCGACGCCTGCGGCCCCGACGGCTGCGCGATCTGA
- a CDS encoding VOC family protein, translating into MDQRISFITVAVADVAASRSFYVDGLGWTPEMEADGVLMIRVGEHVILSLWDRTEFEEEVGRIAVADGVAPFTLAHNVATREEVDSVLDLARSLGCEASAAEERVWGGYTGYFADPDGVRWEIAYNPGPVGQTVLP; encoded by the coding sequence ATGGACCAGCGCATCAGCTTCATCACCGTGGCCGTCGCCGACGTGGCGGCGAGCCGCTCGTTCTACGTCGACGGCCTCGGCTGGACTCCTGAGATGGAGGCCGACGGCGTGCTCATGATCCGCGTCGGCGAGCACGTCATCCTCTCGCTGTGGGACCGGACCGAGTTCGAGGAGGAGGTCGGCAGGATCGCTGTCGCCGACGGCGTCGCGCCGTTCACCCTCGCCCACAACGTGGCCACCCGCGAGGAGGTCGACAGCGTGCTCGACCTGGCCCGGTCGCTCGGGTGCGAGGCGTCGGCCGCCGAGGAGCGGGTCTGGGGCGGCTACACCGGCTACTTCGCCGACCCCGACGGTGTCCGCTGGGAGATCGCCTACAACCCCGGCCCGGTGGGGCAGACCGTGCTGCCCTGA
- a CDS encoding ABC transporter ATP-binding protein, with protein MIQIDALTKRYGRFTAVDNVTFTAEPGRVTGFLGPNGAGKSTTMRILVGLTDPSSGSAHLLGRHFSQLPNPGREVGVLLDASAQHGGRTGREILTLAARTMGLPKSRVAETLERVSLTEEEAGRRVRNYSLGMRQRLGIATALIGDPEVLILDEPANGLDPAGIRWMRDLLRGFADDGGTVLLSSHLLHEIEVIADDIVVIGNGRIVAQGTKQELLASGETYARSSDPTSLGRALQRAGHTAEITSVGAVRSDADLTTVGQIAFDAGLVLAELRAADGAGLEEMFLQLTAETQRDHLQTPEREAA; from the coding sequence ATGATCCAGATCGATGCCCTCACCAAGAGATACGGCAGGTTCACGGCCGTCGACAACGTGACCTTCACAGCCGAGCCCGGCCGGGTGACCGGCTTCCTCGGCCCCAACGGCGCCGGCAAGTCCACGACCATGCGCATCCTGGTCGGACTCACCGATCCGTCATCCGGCAGCGCGCACCTCCTCGGCCGCCACTTCTCGCAGCTGCCCAACCCGGGCCGCGAGGTCGGCGTGCTGCTCGACGCCTCCGCCCAGCACGGCGGCCGCACCGGCCGGGAGATCCTCACACTGGCCGCCCGCACCATGGGCCTGCCGAAGTCCCGCGTCGCCGAGACCCTCGAGCGGGTAAGCCTGACCGAGGAGGAGGCCGGGCGCCGCGTACGCAACTACTCCCTCGGGATGCGGCAGCGACTCGGGATCGCGACGGCCCTGATCGGAGACCCCGAGGTGCTGATCCTCGATGAGCCCGCCAACGGCCTGGACCCGGCCGGCATCCGCTGGATGCGCGACCTGCTGCGCGGCTTCGCCGACGACGGCGGCACCGTGCTGCTCTCCTCGCACCTGCTGCACGAGATCGAGGTGATCGCCGACGACATCGTGGTCATCGGCAACGGCCGGATCGTGGCGCAGGGCACCAAGCAGGAACTGCTCGCCAGCGGCGAGACGTACGCCCGTTCCAGTGACCCCACCTCGCTCGGCCGGGCGCTCCAGCGGGCCGGGCACACCGCCGAGATCACCTCGGTGGGCGCCGTCCGCAGCGACGCCGACCTCACCACCGTCGGGCAGATCGCCTTCGACGCCGGGCTGGTGCTGGCCGAGCTCCGCGCCGCCGACGGCGCCGGCCTGGAGGAGATGTTCCTCCAGCTCACCGCCGAGACCCAGCGTGACCACCTCCAGACCCCGGAAAGGGAAGCAGCATGA
- a CDS encoding prolyl oligopeptidase family serine peptidase codes for MTSEPTIVTPLDPDGEDPFGWLEEVDGVEALAWVRARNEEAHASVGADPVFAKIEAQILEVLDSDDRVPEVARLGEHLYNFWRDADHERGIWRRTTPESYRTDDPEWEILLDLDALAAEEDESWVWHGASVLRPEPGEPWRKVLVDLSPGGSDADVTREFDLVTKTFVSPADGGFTRAVEQGGAKGALSWCGPDAVYVFTDFGPGSLTPSGYPRIVKLWRRGTPFEDAAVVYEGTDEDMYISARRIHTPGFERDLVSRSIAFYKSETYVATDPGTPEQTLTKLDIPDSAEAGFHREWLVIELREEWTVAGTTYAAGSLLAIEADRFLAGERDLTVLFEPTAKTSLAGATWTRNHLVLNIFEDVKNRLHVLTPSASGEWARSDFPATDPVAAVGTRAVDAVESDEVWVVTSGYLTPATYGLTTIGAETVEPLKSAPAWFDADGLRAEQRFATSADGTRIPYFIVGSEAALDGSAGPAPALLYGYGGFEIPMTPGYSAGVGRAWLSEGGVYVVANIRGGGEYGPAWHQAALKENRHRAYEDFAAVARHLAETGVTDASHLGIQGGSNGGLLTGNMLTLYPELFGAVVIQVPLLDMKRYSHLLAGASWMAEYGDPDVPEEWEYIRTFSPYHLLDGSRTYPPVLLTTSTKDDRVHPGHARKMAALLAATGKDVTYYENIEGGHGGAANNAQSAHLSAFAWTFLRERLGLG; via the coding sequence ATGACCTCTGAGCCCACGATCGTGACCCCGCTCGACCCTGACGGGGAGGACCCGTTCGGCTGGTTGGAGGAGGTCGACGGGGTCGAGGCGCTGGCGTGGGTGCGGGCCCGCAACGAGGAGGCACACGCGAGTGTCGGTGCCGATCCCGTCTTCGCCAAGATCGAGGCGCAGATCCTCGAGGTGCTCGACTCCGACGACCGGGTGCCCGAGGTCGCGCGCCTCGGCGAGCACCTCTACAACTTCTGGCGCGACGCCGACCACGAGCGCGGCATCTGGCGACGCACCACGCCGGAGTCCTACCGCACCGACGACCCCGAGTGGGAGATCCTGCTCGACCTCGACGCGCTCGCGGCCGAGGAGGACGAGAGCTGGGTCTGGCACGGCGCCTCGGTGCTCCGGCCCGAGCCCGGTGAGCCCTGGCGCAAGGTGCTCGTCGACCTCTCCCCGGGCGGCTCGGACGCCGACGTGACCCGGGAGTTCGACCTCGTCACCAAGACCTTCGTGAGCCCGGCCGACGGTGGTTTCACCCGTGCCGTCGAGCAGGGCGGCGCCAAGGGCGCGCTCTCCTGGTGCGGTCCCGACGCGGTCTACGTCTTCACCGACTTCGGCCCCGGCTCGCTGACCCCGAGCGGCTACCCGCGGATCGTGAAGTTGTGGCGCCGCGGCACCCCGTTCGAGGACGCGGCGGTGGTCTACGAGGGCACCGACGAGGACATGTACATCTCGGCCCGCCGCATCCACACCCCGGGCTTCGAGCGCGACCTGGTCAGCCGCTCGATCGCGTTCTACAAGTCCGAGACGTACGTCGCCACCGACCCCGGCACCCCCGAGCAGACCCTCACCAAGCTCGACATCCCCGACTCGGCCGAGGCCGGCTTCCACCGGGAGTGGCTGGTGATCGAGCTCCGCGAGGAGTGGACCGTCGCGGGCACGACGTACGCCGCCGGGTCGCTGCTCGCGATCGAGGCCGACCGGTTCCTGGCGGGTGAGCGCGACCTGACCGTCCTCTTCGAGCCCACCGCGAAGACATCGCTCGCCGGGGCGACCTGGACCCGCAACCACCTCGTCCTCAACATCTTCGAGGACGTCAAGAACCGGTTGCACGTGCTGACCCCGTCGGCGTCGGGGGAGTGGGCGCGCTCGGACTTCCCCGCGACCGACCCGGTCGCCGCGGTCGGCACCCGCGCGGTCGACGCGGTCGAGTCCGACGAGGTCTGGGTCGTGACCAGCGGCTACCTGACCCCCGCGACGTACGGCCTGACCACGATCGGCGCCGAGACCGTCGAGCCGCTCAAGTCGGCGCCGGCCTGGTTCGACGCCGACGGGCTCCGCGCCGAGCAGCGCTTCGCCACCTCCGCGGACGGCACTCGGATCCCCTACTTCATCGTCGGCTCCGAAGCCGCCCTCGACGGCAGCGCCGGCCCGGCCCCGGCGCTGCTCTACGGCTACGGCGGCTTCGAGATCCCGATGACCCCGGGCTACTCCGCCGGTGTCGGCCGCGCCTGGCTGAGCGAGGGCGGTGTCTACGTGGTGGCCAACATCCGCGGGGGAGGGGAGTACGGCCCGGCGTGGCACCAGGCCGCGCTGAAGGAGAACCGGCACCGGGCCTACGAGGACTTCGCCGCCGTCGCCCGCCACCTTGCCGAGACCGGTGTGACCGACGCGAGCCACCTCGGCATCCAGGGTGGTTCCAACGGTGGGCTGCTGACCGGCAACATGCTCACGCTCTACCCCGAGCTGTTCGGGGCCGTCGTGATCCAGGTGCCGCTGCTGGACATGAAGCGCTACTCCCACCTCCTCGCCGGGGCGTCGTGGATGGCGGAGTACGGCGACCCGGACGTGCCCGAGGAGTGGGAGTACATCCGGACCTTCTCGCCCTACCACCTGCTCGACGGGTCGCGGACCTACCCGCCCGTCCTGCTCACCACGTCCACCAAGGACGACCGGGTCCACCCCGGCCACGCCCGCAAGATGGCCGCGCTGCTGGCCGCGACCGGCAAGGACGTCACCTACTACGAGAACATCGAGGGTGGCCACGGCGGCGCGGCCAACAACGCGCAGTCGGCCCACCTGTCCGCCTTCGCCTGGACGTTCCTGCGCGAGCGCCTCGGCCTGGGCTGA
- a CDS encoding ABC transporter permease, which produces MTTTTLAPEPATPAAAHRRERAVPAPIPFGRIAGIELRKMFDTRSGFWLMASLVVLSLAATAATIVFVDADNLDYEGFASAWGIPMSVILPMIAVLAVTSEWSARSALTTFTLVPGRGRVIGAKAVVTALVGVAAIAVAALVGALGYLGVATVMDLDPVWNLSFAELARVTLASEIGMFMGFMLGMLFRNSPAAIVAYFVYALVLPTVSSALASTNTWWAEHATWFDLNWATMNLYSEMTDKMWAQLGVASVIWLVVPLLVGLRLVLKSEVK; this is translated from the coding sequence ATGACCACCACGACCCTCGCCCCGGAGCCGGCCACCCCGGCTGCGGCCCACCGCCGCGAGCGCGCCGTGCCCGCACCGATCCCGTTCGGCCGGATCGCCGGCATCGAGCTGCGCAAGATGTTCGACACCCGGTCGGGGTTCTGGCTGATGGCCAGCCTGGTCGTGCTCTCCCTGGCCGCGACCGCGGCGACGATCGTCTTCGTGGACGCCGACAACCTCGACTACGAGGGCTTCGCCAGTGCCTGGGGCATCCCGATGTCCGTGATCCTGCCGATGATCGCGGTGCTCGCCGTCACGAGTGAGTGGAGCGCCCGCAGCGCGCTGACGACCTTCACCCTGGTCCCCGGACGCGGTCGCGTGATCGGCGCGAAAGCCGTGGTCACCGCCCTGGTCGGAGTCGCCGCCATCGCGGTCGCAGCACTCGTCGGCGCCTTGGGCTACCTCGGCGTGGCAACCGTCATGGATCTCGACCCCGTCTGGAACCTCTCCTTCGCCGAGCTCGCCCGGGTCACGCTGGCCAGCGAGATCGGGATGTTCATGGGCTTCATGCTGGGGATGCTCTTCCGCAACTCCCCCGCGGCCATCGTGGCGTACTTCGTCTACGCCCTCGTGCTTCCGACCGTCTCCTCGGCGCTCGCCTCCACCAACACCTGGTGGGCCGAGCACGCCACCTGGTTCGACCTCAACTGGGCGACGATGAACCTCTACTCCGAGATGACCGACAAGATGTGGGCGCAGCTCGGCGTCGCGAGCGTGATCTGGCTCGTGGTGCCGCTGCTCGTCGGCCTCCGCCTCGTCCTCAAGTCCGAGGTCAAATAA
- a CDS encoding nitroreductase/quinone reductase family protein, translating into MSTDEKHRSAWLPPRWFIRAAWWFHRRLYAAGGARFLRRPRPDRAGMLRLTTVGRRTGQERSVILSYVPDGSTYVTLAMNGWADPPPAWWLNLKATPEALAETVDGPRRVRAHEALGPERERLWSLLAAADDGWGELDDFAARRSHRTPVVVLEVAEPTS; encoded by the coding sequence ATGTCGACCGACGAGAAGCACCGCTCCGCGTGGCTGCCGCCACGCTGGTTCATCCGCGCCGCGTGGTGGTTCCACCGCCGGCTGTACGCAGCGGGCGGAGCCCGCTTCCTGCGCCGCCCACGCCCGGACCGGGCCGGCATGCTCCGGCTGACCACGGTCGGGCGCCGCACCGGGCAGGAGCGCTCGGTCATCCTGTCCTACGTGCCCGACGGTTCGACCTACGTCACGCTGGCGATGAACGGTTGGGCCGACCCGCCGCCCGCGTGGTGGCTGAACCTGAAGGCCACCCCCGAAGCCCTCGCCGAGACCGTCGACGGCCCACGCCGGGTGCGCGCCCACGAGGCCCTCGGGCCCGAGCGCGAGCGCCTGTGGTCGCTGCTCGCCGCCGCCGACGACGGGTGGGGCGAGCTCGACGACTTCGCCGCCCGGCGCTCGCACCGGACTCCGGTGGTGGTCCTGGAGGTCGCCGAGCCGACCTCGTGA
- a CDS encoding SHOCT domain-containing protein, with amino-acid sequence MSINETVATVVADDHWGPWREDGPWQDGGGPPAFWPIFPILWFLVIAAIITAVVLYNRKRVAEGPRRAGEARLAERYAAGEIDENEYRARRDVLREKPGRADEA; translated from the coding sequence ATGAGCATCAACGAGACGGTGGCCACGGTGGTGGCCGACGATCACTGGGGTCCATGGCGCGAGGACGGACCATGGCAGGACGGGGGAGGACCGCCGGCGTTCTGGCCGATCTTCCCGATCCTGTGGTTCCTGGTGATCGCGGCGATCATCACCGCGGTCGTCCTCTACAACCGCAAGCGGGTGGCCGAGGGGCCGCGGCGCGCGGGCGAGGCACGACTGGCCGAGAGGTACGCCGCGGGCGAGATCGACGAGAACGAGTACCGCGCTCGCCGGGACGTCCTGCGTGAGAAGCCGGGCCGCGCCGACGAGGCCTGA
- the ilvN gene encoding acetolactate synthase small subunit: protein MSIQPVKTGGKHTLSVLVENKPGVLARVAALFSRRGFNIESLAVGPTEHDEVSRMTVVVNLENTPLEQVTKQLNKLVEVIKIVELEPETRVQRALMLVKITATTETRSQVLDTIQLFRAKVVDVSTDTVIVQLAGNTGKLNDFLRVIEPFGIRELSQSGMVGMGRGSRSISERSLRSVAVPAPPSAV from the coding sequence ATGAGCATCCAGCCCGTGAAGACCGGCGGCAAGCACACGCTGAGCGTCCTGGTCGAGAACAAGCCCGGCGTCCTGGCCCGTGTGGCCGCGCTCTTCTCGCGCCGCGGCTTCAACATCGAATCCCTCGCGGTGGGACCGACCGAGCACGACGAGGTCTCCCGCATGACGGTCGTGGTCAATCTCGAGAACACCCCCCTCGAGCAGGTCACCAAGCAGCTCAACAAGCTGGTCGAGGTGATCAAGATCGTCGAGCTCGAGCCTGAGACGCGCGTCCAGCGTGCCCTCATGCTGGTCAAGATCACCGCCACCACGGAGACCCGCAGCCAGGTGCTCGACACCATCCAGCTCTTCCGGGCCAAGGTCGTCGACGTGTCCACCGACACCGTGATCGTCCAGCTGGCCGGCAACACCGGCAAGCTCAACGACTTCCTCCGGGTCATCGAGCCCTTCGGTATCCGTGAGCTCTCCCAGTCCGGCATGGTCGGCATGGGCCGCGGCTCCCGGTCGATCTCCGAGCGCAGTCTGCGATCCGTGGCTGTGCCCGCTCCGCCTTCCGCGGTCTGA